In one Corallococcus silvisoli genomic region, the following are encoded:
- a CDS encoding helix-turn-helix domain-containing protein — translation MNHVLHRPKAPLDEFVEFFWVSSSYVGQAPRERVLPTGAQALVVHLGETPLRVYSGEDTTEAAEALGAILCGARSSPLIIGTTFGPTVGVHFKPGGARPFFDAAADALAEQTVALDALWGTSARSLRERLMEASSPLEQVRLLEEHLLHRLRRSFELAPALRASLDAFERPDLTSVAEVNRRTGLSPKRLLALFREEVGLSPKTFWRVRRFRAALRDLDQGALRGAALAAEHGYFDQAHFLREFRSLAGSNPREYLAARVAGTDHVSVHG, via the coding sequence ATGAACCACGTGCTCCATCGCCCCAAGGCGCCCCTCGACGAGTTCGTGGAGTTCTTCTGGGTGTCAAGCAGCTATGTCGGGCAGGCGCCGCGAGAGCGCGTGCTTCCGACGGGCGCGCAGGCCCTCGTCGTCCATCTCGGAGAGACCCCGTTGCGTGTCTACTCCGGCGAGGACACGACCGAGGCCGCCGAAGCCCTGGGGGCCATCTTGTGCGGCGCCCGAAGCAGCCCGCTGATCATCGGCACCACCTTCGGTCCGACCGTCGGCGTCCACTTCAAGCCCGGTGGCGCGCGCCCCTTCTTCGACGCGGCCGCCGATGCGCTCGCGGAGCAGACCGTGGCGCTGGATGCGCTCTGGGGCACGTCGGCCCGCTCGCTGCGCGAACGGTTGATGGAGGCGTCCTCGCCACTCGAGCAAGTGCGGCTGCTGGAAGAGCACCTCCTGCACCGGCTGCGCCGCTCGTTCGAGCTGGCTCCCGCGCTTCGTGCGTCCCTGGACGCGTTCGAGAGGCCCGACCTCACCTCGGTCGCCGAGGTCAATCGCCGAACGGGGCTCTCGCCGAAGCGCCTCCTGGCGCTGTTTCGCGAGGAGGTCGGCTTGAGTCCGAAGACCTTCTGGCGTGTCCGACGATTTCGGGCGGCCCTGCGCGACCTCGACCAGGGCGCCTTGCGTGGCGCCGCGTTGGCCGCCGAGCACGGGTACTTCGACCAAGCCCACTTCCTTCGCGAGTTCCGGTCGCTCGCCGGCTCGAACCCGCGCGAATACCTCGCGGCGCGCGTCGCAGGCACCGACCACGTCTCGGTCCACGGGTAA
- a CDS encoding ArsR/SmtB family transcription factor — protein sequence MESAFAVIAEPNRRAILSMLSTSECSVGELMHHLRLPQPSVSKHLKVLREGGFVESRVEAQRRVYRLNPKPLQEVDEWLVPFRRFWSMHVDALEQHLDRMEKASSVKGKK from the coding sequence ATGGAATCCGCGTTCGCAGTCATTGCCGAACCGAACCGCCGTGCCATCCTGAGCATGCTGTCCACTTCCGAGTGCTCGGTGGGCGAGCTGATGCACCACCTGCGCTTGCCGCAGCCGTCGGTCTCCAAGCACCTCAAGGTGTTGCGGGAGGGGGGCTTCGTCGAGTCGCGCGTGGAAGCCCAGCGGCGGGTCTACCGCCTCAATCCCAAGCCGCTCCAAGAAGTGGACGAGTGGTTGGTTCCGTTCCGGCGCTTCTGGTCCATGCACGTCGATGCCCTGGAGCAGCACTTGGATCGGATGGAGAAGGCCTCATCTGTGAAAGGAAAGAAGTGA
- a CDS encoding SRPBCC family protein: protein MSGREKYAPGAAFGAEVQKEGERWTLVLVRDLRHPPVKVWKALTEPEQLREWAPFDSDRNLGTVGTAKFSTVGAPTPHVAETQVKRAEEPRLLEFSWGDQDIRWELEPQGEGTRLTLWHNINRKFISMGAAGWHICIDVLDALLAEQPLGRLVGADAMKFGDWQRLNAEYAKQFGVEAPSWPNPPKR, encoded by the coding sequence ATGAGCGGTCGTGAGAAATACGCGCCGGGCGCCGCCTTTGGCGCGGAGGTCCAAAAGGAAGGGGAGCGGTGGACGCTCGTGCTCGTCCGGGACCTCCGCCATCCTCCGGTCAAGGTCTGGAAGGCGCTCACGGAGCCCGAGCAGCTCCGCGAATGGGCTCCCTTCGATTCCGACCGGAACCTGGGCACCGTGGGTACCGCGAAGTTCTCGACGGTGGGCGCGCCGACGCCGCACGTCGCCGAGACCCAGGTGAAGCGGGCCGAGGAGCCCAGGCTGCTCGAGTTCAGCTGGGGAGATCAGGACATCCGCTGGGAGCTGGAGCCGCAAGGTGAAGGCACTCGCCTCACGCTCTGGCACAACATCAACCGCAAGTTCATCTCGATGGGCGCCGCGGGCTGGCACATCTGCATCGATGTACTGGATGCCCTCCTCGCCGAGCAGCCCCTGGGACGCCTCGTCGGCGCCGATGCCATGAAGTTCGGAGACTGGCAGCGGTTGAACGCGGAGTACGCGAAGCAGTTCGGCGTTGAGGCGCCCTCCTGGCCGAACCCCCCGAAGCGTTGA
- a CDS encoding DoxX family protein gives MESTLQKPALVAAGTSSKAKTLAYWAITALFCLQMGFTAYAQLNLPQVAEAFTHLGFPAYFRVELSWAKFIGIALLLAPVPARLKEWAYAGFAINLVSAVIAHLAVGDGPEAWGFAVGTSVLWGLSYFFWRRLQVTPARA, from the coding sequence ATGGAATCGACCCTACAGAAGCCGGCGCTCGTCGCCGCCGGGACCTCATCCAAGGCCAAGACCCTCGCGTATTGGGCCATCACCGCGCTCTTCTGCCTGCAGATGGGCTTCACCGCCTACGCGCAGCTGAACCTGCCGCAGGTGGCGGAGGCGTTCACCCACCTCGGCTTCCCCGCCTACTTCCGGGTGGAGCTCTCGTGGGCCAAGTTCATTGGCATCGCGCTGCTGCTCGCGCCGGTGCCGGCGCGGCTCAAGGAGTGGGCCTACGCGGGCTTCGCCATCAACCTCGTTTCCGCGGTCATCGCCCACCTCGCGGTGGGAGACGGCCCGGAGGCATGGGGCTTCGCGGTGGGCACCAGCGTGCTCTGGGGGCTCTCGTATTTCTTCTGGCGCCGCCTGCAGGTCACGCCGGCGCGCGCCTGA
- a CDS encoding DUF1801 domain-containing protein yields the protein MATKRAPDNVDASKNITMKIQELGDWRGGTLAWIRQLIHDADPEIQEEWKWMGTPVWAHDGGVCTGESYKQVVKLTFFRGASLPDPHKLFNSSLEGNTRRAIDIREGEKLNEAAFKELIRSAVAANTAARPRRASAKKK from the coding sequence ATGGCGACGAAACGTGCTCCGGACAACGTGGATGCTTCGAAGAACATCACGATGAAGATTCAGGAGCTGGGGGACTGGAGAGGCGGGACGCTCGCCTGGATTCGCCAGCTCATCCACGACGCGGACCCGGAGATCCAGGAGGAATGGAAGTGGATGGGGACTCCGGTCTGGGCTCATGACGGCGGCGTCTGTACCGGGGAGTCCTACAAGCAGGTCGTGAAGCTGACCTTCTTCCGGGGCGCATCCCTCCCGGACCCCCATAAGCTGTTCAACTCCAGCCTCGAGGGAAACACGCGCCGGGCCATCGACATTCGCGAAGGCGAGAAGCTCAACGAGGCCGCCTTCAAGGAGTTGATCCGGTCAGCGGTGGCCGCCAACACCGCGGCGCGTCCCCGACGCGCATCCGCGAAGAAGAAGTAG